From Oenococcus sicerae, the proteins below share one genomic window:
- a CDS encoding DUF1430 domain-containing protein, translating to MGNGDIDPRNKKQVQDYLTQHPVKLLYYQNSRSFSSWDSSDSRRLKEPIIEVMTSGSLDDLNAMNLLVTGIDNPLKLDKKVVDSRRFQQAIQANNLSDNQLSFGSIKDSLSADRSLFYKNLAAWSSFLVVLLVAIVQTIISLNMIWQAAHQKQLFVKRLIGYSALRKYADMYGLITIVDSRAALFGLLLKSHFVVIGCMVLYLSELLTVYLSTSKIESQKINEILKGLS from the coding sequence TTGGGTAATGGTGATATCGATCCCAGAAATAAGAAACAAGTGCAAGACTATTTGACACAGCATCCAGTTAAATTGCTGTATTATCAAAATTCAAGGTCCTTTAGTTCTTGGGATTCCAGCGATTCCAGGCGATTAAAAGAGCCAATCATCGAAGTCATGACATCAGGAAGCTTGGATGATCTTAATGCGATGAATTTGCTGGTGACTGGCATTGATAATCCGTTAAAGTTAGATAAAAAAGTTGTTGATAGTCGACGATTTCAACAAGCAATTCAGGCAAACAATTTGTCTGATAATCAACTATCGTTTGGCAGCATTAAAGATAGTTTGTCTGCTGATCGATCCTTATTCTATAAAAACTTGGCAGCATGGAGTTCGTTTTTAGTTGTACTGTTGGTTGCCATTGTGCAAACAATTATTTCGTTAAACATGATTTGGCAAGCTGCGCATCAAAAGCAATTGTTCGTGAAAAGGCTGATCGGTTATTCTGCTTTGCGCAAATATGCCGATATGTATGGCCTGATCACGATTGTTGATTCGCGGGCTGCTCTTTTTGGCCTACTTTTAAAGTCACATTTTGTCGTAATCGGATGTATGGTGTTATATCTGAGCGAATTATTGACCGTTTACCTAAGCACAAGCAAAATTGAATCGCAAAAAATCAATGAAATCTTGAAAGGCCTGTCGTGA
- a CDS encoding ATP-binding cassette domain-containing protein, which produces MKLVLNNLGKSYNNKRILDHFNLTVQSGEFIGIVGKSGSGKSTILNILGLFDNYDQGSYLIDDKRVPKINSSAATKMIRQKINYLFQNFALVNNLTVQQNLLLALKYTKLTKKNQQLQIDQALMRVGLSGRNKEIVATLSGGEQQQLAIARTMLKPGELILADEPTAALDKDNRNLVFDLLMQLNANRKTIIMVTHDLELAKRIPRVIEIG; this is translated from the coding sequence GTGAAATTAGTATTGAATAATTTAGGAAAATCCTATAATAATAAGAGAATTTTGGATCATTTCAATTTAACGGTTCAGTCTGGCGAATTTATAGGTATTGTCGGTAAATCAGGTTCTGGGAAATCGACCATTTTAAATATATTGGGTCTTTTTGATAATTATGATCAAGGCAGCTATTTAATTGATGATAAACGTGTGCCAAAAATTAATTCCAGTGCTGCTACGAAAATGATTCGTCAAAAAATCAATTATTTGTTTCAAAATTTTGCTTTAGTGAATAATTTGACAGTCCAGCAAAACTTACTGCTCGCACTTAAATACACTAAATTAACAAAGAAAAATCAACAATTACAAATTGATCAAGCACTCATGCGAGTCGGATTATCAGGCAGAAACAAGGAAATTGTTGCAACGCTTTCCGGCGGCGAGCAGCAGCAGCTAGCGATTGCACGAACGATGCTCAAACCTGGGGAATTAATTTTGGCTGATGAACCGACCGCTGCACTTGATAAAGATAATCGAAACTTAGTTTTTGATTTATTGATGCAACTGAACGCGAATCGAAAAACGATCATCATGGTCACGCATGATTTAGAACTCGCCAAGCGAATCCCGAGAGTGATTGAAATAGGCTGA
- a CDS encoding NUDIX hydrolase has translation MSNKFDNRADKLGEYWDLLNKNRQLVGSKRRGEAFGQNEWHLLANATIFNFDQEVLIQQRSFNKIGRPGEWEAETGGSVLAGEDSILAIKREVKEEIGLDLPFAASDFVASFKKWPTFDDWYVIKADIQIEQIIIQKSELEQAKFVSLNEALPYFPSDHLAYVTQIGNNLFGGEHA, from the coding sequence ATGAGCAACAAATTTGATAATCGAGCTGACAAATTAGGTGAGTATTGGGACCTGTTGAATAAAAACCGTCAATTAGTTGGCAGCAAACGGCGGGGCGAGGCTTTTGGACAAAATGAGTGGCATTTATTGGCCAATGCAACAATTTTTAACTTTGATCAAGAGGTCCTGATCCAGCAGCGTTCTTTTAATAAAATTGGTCGTCCAGGAGAATGGGAAGCAGAGACTGGCGGTTCCGTGCTGGCAGGCGAGGATTCGATCTTGGCAATTAAAAGAGAGGTCAAAGAAGAGATCGGCTTGGACTTGCCCTTTGCCGCGAGCGATTTTGTCGCCAGTTTTAAAAAATGGCCAACTTTTGATGATTGGTATGTGATTAAAGCTGATATCCAAATTGAGCAGATCATTATTCAAAAATCAGAGCTTGAACAAGCGAAATTTGTTTCTTTGAACGAGGCCTTGCCGTATTTTCCGTCGGATCATTTAGCTTACGTCACACAAATTGGCAACAATTTATTTGGAGGAGAGCATGCCTGA
- the mutM gene encoding bifunctional DNA-formamidopyrimidine glycosylase/DNA-(apurinic or apyrimidinic site) lyase — protein MPELPEVETVRRGLKKYFANEKIQQVKLLYPKLLVTDEKQFLKRVTGSIVTRIDRRGKFLLIRLDNQSTIVSHLRMEGRYSVEESDQAPHKHTEAIFQLVNGNQVFYDDTRKFGRMQLVKTGDEAKAVKSIGSMGPEPTEQTLTSTYFFNRLQKSKKAVKAWLLDQNNLAGIGNIYADEVLWLSRISPLRPANEINSTEADNLRENIISELAFAIKNGGSTVHSFIDPAGESGHMQDKLHVYGRVGQSCERDGEKLIKIKLAQRGTTYCQKCQK, from the coding sequence ATGCCTGAATTACCAGAAGTCGAAACGGTTAGACGCGGTTTAAAAAAATATTTCGCTAATGAAAAAATTCAGCAGGTCAAGCTGCTTTATCCCAAACTGCTTGTGACCGATGAAAAACAATTTTTAAAACGAGTGACCGGCTCGATTGTGACGCGAATCGATCGACGCGGTAAATTTTTGCTGATTCGGCTTGATAATCAGTCGACGATCGTTTCCCACCTTCGTATGGAAGGACGTTATTCGGTCGAAGAGTCCGATCAAGCGCCGCACAAACATACTGAAGCAATTTTTCAATTAGTTAATGGTAACCAAGTTTTTTACGATGATACACGCAAATTTGGCAGAATGCAGCTTGTGAAAACCGGTGACGAGGCTAAAGCGGTCAAGTCAATTGGATCAATGGGACCAGAGCCGACTGAACAGACATTGACTTCGACTTATTTTTTCAACCGATTACAAAAATCTAAAAAAGCCGTCAAAGCTTGGCTGCTAGATCAAAATAATCTTGCTGGCATCGGAAATATTTATGCAGATGAGGTTTTATGGTTAAGCAGAATCAGTCCTTTACGACCAGCCAATGAGATCAATTCAACTGAAGCCGATAATTTGCGTGAGAACATCATTTCCGAGCTGGCTTTTGCGATCAAAAACGGTGGGTCAACGGTTCATTCTTTTATTGATCCAGCAGGGGAGTCGGGACATATGCAGGATAAACTGCATGTTTATGGCCGAGTTGGCCAATCTTGTGAGCGCGATGGTGAGAAATTAATTAAAATAAAGTTAGCACAAAGAGGAACGACTTATTGCCAAAAATGTCAGAAATAA
- the coaE gene encoding dephospho-CoA kinase (Dephospho-CoA kinase (CoaE) performs the final step in coenzyme A biosynthesis.), whose amino-acid sequence MPKMSEIKMKKIGLTGGIGSGKTTVSTIFRELGYTIIDADQVARQVVMPGRFELEEIKAAFGLEIMQGVSLNRKRLGENVFANPRALKKLNAIIQPSIRQLVQMRMEFFENEGRIRTLILDIPLLYEGGWDKKMDATIVVNADKKTRLDRIIARDHLTEQQASNRIAAQMPLESKTEMADFVIDNTGDRSDLKAAVLTFISENDLHP is encoded by the coding sequence TTGCCAAAAATGTCAGAAATAAAAATGAAGAAAATTGGTCTGACTGGCGGGATCGGCAGCGGTAAGACCACCGTTTCAACTATTTTTCGCGAATTGGGTTATACGATTATTGATGCTGATCAAGTTGCTCGCCAAGTTGTCATGCCGGGTCGTTTTGAATTGGAAGAGATCAAGGCGGCTTTTGGGCTCGAAATTATGCAAGGTGTCTCTTTGAATCGCAAAAGATTAGGCGAAAACGTTTTCGCAAATCCTCGAGCGCTGAAAAAATTAAATGCCATTATTCAGCCTTCGATCCGACAGCTGGTGCAAATGCGCATGGAATTTTTTGAAAACGAAGGCCGGATTCGGACGCTGATTTTAGATATTCCTTTACTTTACGAAGGCGGCTGGGATAAAAAAATGGATGCGACGATCGTTGTAAATGCAGATAAAAAAACACGGTTAGATCGGATAATTGCTCGTGATCATCTAACCGAACAACAGGCCAGCAATAGAATTGCTGCCCAAATGCCGCTTGAAAGCAAAACCGAAATGGCTGATTTCGTCATCGATAATACGGGCGATCGATCGGATCTAAAAGCTGCAGTGTTAACGTTTATTTCTGAAAATGACTTACATCCATGA
- a CDS encoding DnaD domain protein, whose amino-acid sequence MIEKQTQLNAYWHLRIQVVNFDSNDLKNLTDFYLPMVGTDAFAAYLALQNFDDFNDQLNELLDLLNISLLAFDDARKKLEATGLLNSYLSAGNLLFVIKKPLAKEIFFADDLLSSFFFSVAGKARFQKLSMQLQKEAMPLSAVKMNANFYEAFGNINLKRPDVATASLSAKKLRKPLIEENKDTFNFDLVAASLKKYGVSPDEVAKEHNFILSQHLIYGFSEEKMIDLLASALLIDKKTVDHTLFRQQLEKLALKLPESDSVPVSAAVVQGHEQVKLNRDERQLVQAAKGLPPFQFLAQLKKMRGGIVTSAEQKNIDHLVDLGLKPEVINILIHQILVGMESTNLPAALSQAIADSFLQSHVQNAGEAILSVKSRQEKQSEKRYSKYKLVQKEKKIDYGSAKKTDNQLALDALAKYQREKKPS is encoded by the coding sequence ATGATTGAAAAACAAACACAATTAAACGCTTACTGGCATTTAAGAATTCAAGTCGTTAATTTTGACAGCAACGATTTGAAAAATTTGACTGATTTCTATTTGCCGATGGTTGGCACGGATGCTTTTGCTGCGTATTTAGCTTTACAGAATTTCGATGATTTTAATGACCAATTAAACGAACTGCTGGATTTACTGAATATTTCTCTATTAGCCTTTGATGATGCTCGGAAAAAGTTAGAGGCGACTGGGCTGCTGAACAGTTATTTATCGGCTGGAAATTTGTTGTTTGTGATTAAAAAGCCTTTGGCTAAAGAGATTTTTTTTGCCGATGACTTACTTTCGAGCTTTTTTTTCAGTGTTGCTGGGAAAGCTAGATTCCAAAAATTATCGATGCAGCTGCAAAAAGAAGCCATGCCTTTATCCGCTGTGAAAATGAATGCTAATTTTTATGAAGCATTTGGCAATATTAATTTGAAACGGCCTGATGTAGCGACGGCATCCTTGTCTGCAAAAAAACTTAGAAAACCGCTGATTGAAGAGAATAAAGATACTTTTAATTTTGATTTAGTGGCTGCAAGTTTGAAAAAATATGGTGTTTCCCCAGATGAAGTCGCTAAGGAACACAATTTCATTCTTTCACAGCATTTGATTTATGGATTTTCCGAAGAAAAAATGATCGATCTGTTGGCGAGTGCTCTTTTGATCGACAAAAAAACGGTTGATCACACACTTTTTCGTCAACAGCTTGAAAAATTGGCATTGAAATTGCCCGAATCAGACTCAGTACCTGTATCGGCAGCTGTTGTTCAAGGACATGAGCAAGTTAAACTCAATCGTGACGAACGGCAGCTTGTTCAAGCAGCTAAAGGACTTCCGCCTTTTCAATTTTTAGCTCAATTAAAAAAAATGCGAGGCGGTATTGTGACGAGCGCCGAACAAAAGAATATTGATCATTTGGTTGATCTCGGATTAAAACCGGAAGTGATCAATATTTTAATTCATCAGATATTAGTGGGGATGGAATCAACTAATTTGCCAGCGGCTCTTTCACAAGCAATTGCCGATTCTTTTTTGCAGTCGCACGTTCAAAATGCTGGTGAGGCGATCCTTTCGGTTAAATCTCGGCAAGAAAAGCAAAGTGAAAAACGTTATTCGAAATATAAACTGGTTCAAAAAGAAAAAAAGATCGACTACGGCAGCGCTAAAAAAACTGATAACCAGCTAGCATTAGATGCTTTAGCCAAATATCAGCGAGAGAAGAAACCTTCATGA
- the zapE gene encoding AFG1/ZapE family ATPase, producing the protein MKLDEILKNAQISQFINENGLTEKQQLLEDNLDVLNDYISQTQQPLFPDYDPKLLLIDDKIDIFYEKSTDALPENLLRIGQSKSLSNVSFADFQVDEQRNEAFIAAISFVEHYTLDQKFRKGIYLWGNFGVGKSYLMSAMLNELAAKHVETAFVTISALINRLNESQMLEKQRLIRKIAHSRVLVFDDLGAGDLTTWFRDNVIAAILDDRMNYQRPTFFTSNFDIKSLQDQYLAVARGVAEPIKAARIAERIKFLSNEIKMGGESHR; encoded by the coding sequence ATGAAACTGGATGAAATTTTAAAAAATGCACAAATCAGCCAATTTATTAACGAGAATGGTCTTACGGAAAAACAGCAGCTGCTGGAAGATAATTTGGATGTTTTAAATGACTATATTAGTCAAACGCAGCAGCCCTTATTTCCAGATTATGATCCAAAATTACTTTTAATTGATGATAAAATTGATATTTTCTATGAAAAATCGACGGATGCACTGCCGGAAAATTTATTGCGAATTGGACAATCTAAGAGCCTATCGAATGTTTCCTTTGCTGATTTTCAGGTCGATGAGCAGCGTAATGAAGCTTTTATTGCTGCGATCAGTTTCGTAGAACATTACACCTTGGATCAAAAATTTCGTAAGGGCATTTATTTGTGGGGCAATTTCGGTGTTGGCAAAAGTTATTTGATGTCAGCCATGCTCAATGAACTCGCAGCTAAGCATGTTGAAACCGCTTTTGTAACTATTTCTGCCTTGATAAATCGCTTAAATGAAAGTCAAATGTTGGAAAAACAACGGTTGATTCGCAAAATTGCGCATAGCCGCGTGCTTGTTTTTGATGATTTAGGTGCTGGTGATCTGACAACTTGGTTTCGCGATAATGTCATTGCCGCCATTTTGGATGATCGAATGAATTATCAGCGGCCAACTTTTTTTACTTCTAATTTTGATATTAAGTCCTTGCAAGACCAGTATCTAGCCGTGGCGCGTGGAGTTGCAGAACCGATCAAAGCGGCTCGGATCGCTGAGAGAATCAAATTTTTGAGCAATGAAATCAAAATGGGTGGTGAAAGCCATCGCTGA
- a CDS encoding YslB family protein, protein MKKDAYKKLSEFQNNQTAFSLALLRDGILNDILKDDADDILYYAGKEVARQFYTKTLNGIQEFFSAAGWGDIEISSQKAGKETWLLLGDAIKLRNAATDKPSFFLEAGFLAQEIQQQTHRSTECSYQSDDKSRVIFSVFID, encoded by the coding sequence GTGAAAAAGGACGCATACAAAAAACTTTCAGAGTTCCAAAATAATCAGACAGCCTTCTCATTGGCTTTGCTTCGTGATGGCATCTTAAACGATATTTTAAAGGATGATGCCGATGACATTCTTTATTATGCAGGCAAAGAAGTTGCTCGGCAATTCTATACAAAAACATTAAATGGCATTCAAGAATTCTTCTCAGCTGCCGGCTGGGGCGATATTGAAATATCATCGCAAAAAGCAGGCAAAGAAACTTGGCTGCTGCTTGGTGATGCTATTAAATTAAGAAATGCTGCAACTGATAAGCCCTCTTTTTTTCTTGAGGCCGGTTTCTTAGCTCAAGAAATTCAGCAGCAAACTCATCGGTCGACTGAATGCTCTTATCAATCAGATGATAAGAGTCGTGTCATTTTCAGTGTCTTTATTGACTGA
- the murI gene encoding glutamate racemase, translating to MDNRAIGYIDSGLGGLTVVREALKQLPNESVYFVGDEARMPYGPRPAEEIKKFSVQMADFLVEQHDIKLLVVACNTATAQALPALRAHLSIPVIGVINAGAVSGINATRNLHVNVIGTQSTVESKTYYEQLKALNADLVIRQKALPEFVQLVEHDQAGTVEATQIIYDALHDWIHEDLDGRKPDTLVLGCTHFPILEKEIQRAVGPAVTVVDPALAEIGQTAEILAQKHQLHDSSLANNHLADVYYTTGSIKRFSKFAQEWLANDHLTVRELQITEKGLHK from the coding sequence ATGGATAATCGAGCAATTGGCTACATAGATTCTGGCTTGGGCGGTCTGACTGTTGTCCGCGAAGCTTTAAAACAATTACCGAATGAATCGGTCTATTTTGTTGGTGACGAGGCGCGCATGCCCTATGGTCCGCGTCCGGCTGAAGAAATTAAGAAGTTCTCTGTACAAATGGCTGATTTTCTAGTTGAACAGCATGATATCAAACTGCTGGTTGTCGCTTGCAATACTGCTACGGCGCAGGCACTGCCGGCCTTAAGAGCACATTTATCGATACCGGTCATTGGTGTTATTAATGCAGGTGCTGTTAGCGGTATCAATGCAACGAGAAACTTGCATGTTAATGTCATTGGTACTCAGTCAACAGTTGAATCAAAAACCTATTATGAGCAGCTCAAAGCCTTAAATGCCGATCTCGTGATTCGCCAAAAGGCGCTACCAGAGTTTGTTCAACTGGTTGAACATGATCAAGCCGGTACGGTAGAAGCGACGCAGATCATATACGATGCTTTGCATGATTGGATACATGAAGATCTTGATGGCCGTAAGCCAGATACACTGGTTTTAGGCTGTACCCATTTTCCAATTTTAGAAAAAGAGATTCAAAGGGCTGTTGGCCCCGCTGTTACAGTTGTAGATCCAGCGCTGGCAGAAATTGGCCAGACAGCTGAAATTTTGGCACAAAAGCACCAATTGCATGATTCTTCATTAGCAAATAACCATTTGGCAGATGTTTACTACACAACGGGAAGTATCAAACGCTTTTCAAAATTCGCGCAAGAATGGCTGGCTAACGATCATTTAACGGTCAGAGAATTGCAAATTACTGAAAAAGGTCTTCACAAATGA
- a CDS encoding YfcE family phosphodiesterase: MNYLIFSDTHGDRQEFEAILHRYQHDPEIAAIFYNGDSEFDDGDPIWQGIHTVLGNMDFYDGYPIENVYKNQKDDIIIYQTHGHLARVADGLQMLDELAEKQQANIVLFGHTHVVFTGEYDHKLFINPGSTTYPRGPRREIGGTYVILTVSAKKFVVRYFARDFQEIASLQQTFKR; encoded by the coding sequence ATGAATTATTTAATTTTCAGCGATACGCATGGCGACCGGCAAGAATTCGAAGCAATTCTTCATCGATATCAGCACGATCCCGAGATTGCAGCAATATTTTATAATGGTGATTCGGAATTCGACGATGGCGACCCAATATGGCAGGGAATTCACACTGTTTTAGGCAATATGGATTTTTACGACGGCTATCCGATTGAAAATGTTTACAAAAATCAAAAAGATGATATCATAATTTACCAAACTCATGGACATTTGGCCAGAGTTGCTGATGGTTTGCAAATGCTTGATGAGTTAGCTGAAAAACAGCAAGCTAACATTGTTTTATTTGGACATACACATGTTGTTTTTACTGGAGAATATGATCATAAATTATTTATTAATCCAGGCTCAACAACATATCCCCGCGGACCACGACGCGAAATTGGCGGTACTTACGTGATTTTAACTGTTTCAGCAAAAAAATTTGTTGTTCGATATTTTGCTAGGGATTTTCAGGAAATAGCTTCTTTGCAACAAACTTTCAAGAGATAA
- a CDS encoding DUF948 domain-containing protein: protein MGLGQIAGLIAAIAFAILVIAIVAVLISINQTVRIFKKHIEPIASDADQITATTKSLLSDLTSKVERLDPVIQATADLGSTISHFTDKINKKETEVVDKRTKVKRAVKNFASSAIKSGVALSAGQAVFDRFKKSRSKKG from the coding sequence ATGGGACTTGGCCAGATAGCTGGATTAATTGCTGCGATTGCTTTTGCCATATTGGTAATTGCCATCGTAGCTGTTCTGATTTCGATTAATCAGACCGTTAGAATTTTTAAAAAACATATTGAGCCGATCGCAAGCGATGCTGACCAGATTACTGCCACGACTAAATCACTTCTGAGTGATTTAACCAGTAAAGTCGAACGTTTAGATCCTGTCATTCAAGCAACGGCCGATTTAGGCTCAACGATCAGCCATTTTACGGACAAAATCAATAAAAAAGAGACTGAAGTTGTTGATAAGCGAACCAAAGTTAAAAGAGCTGTCAAAAATTTTGCCAGCTCGGCAATTAAATCCGGTGTCGCACTTAGTGCTGGACAAGCGGTGTTTGACCGATTCAAAAAGAGCCGATCAAAGAAAGGATAA
- a CDS encoding YtxH domain-containing protein gives MAKGLIAGIIATAAAYAAFKALPQAKQDELVVKAKEAGNKLKDLGYDAAYAGADLAGDLSEKAKDKVGEVDEQLKNSKYADTYQDVKDKAADIASQASPYLDKAKDTANDLIDKASPYADKAKDAVSPYLGKAKDTIDDLRQHFSKEAINLEEDDALKDDLTKPDEDEKTNN, from the coding sequence ATGGCAAAAGGACTGATAGCAGGAATCATTGCAACAGCTGCTGCTTATGCAGCATTTAAAGCTTTGCCTCAAGCAAAACAAGACGAGTTGGTTGTAAAAGCTAAAGAAGCTGGCAACAAACTTAAGGATCTCGGTTATGACGCCGCCTATGCTGGTGCTGACTTAGCCGGTGACCTTTCTGAGAAAGCCAAGGACAAAGTTGGTGAAGTCGATGAACAGCTGAAGAATTCCAAATACGCGGATACTTATCAAGATGTTAAAGACAAGGCGGCTGATATAGCAAGCCAGGCTTCTCCTTATCTGGATAAGGCTAAAGATACTGCTAATGACTTGATCGATAAGGCAAGTCCATATGCAGACAAAGCTAAAGATGCCGTATCACCATATCTTGGCAAAGCTAAAGACACAATTGACGATTTACGCCAGCATTTTTCCAAAGAGGCTATTAATTTAGAAGAAGATGACGCTTTGAAAGATGACTTAACTAAGCCAGATGAGGACGAAAAGACAAATAATTAG
- a CDS encoding substrate-binding domain-containing protein → MAENKQPTIYDVSERVGVSLATVSRVVNNNGKVKDETRQKVLKAIKELNYRPNAMAKGLASSKTTMIGMVIPDLTDLYYAELAQGIDAVAKIYNYSVTLAVSDDNPEAEKAALNTLIDKHVDGMIYMGNKTSKEMLHLLEESPFPVVFAGSVDPDNKLPSVNIDYVKAFKQVGLTLKKNLKDSKIALVDNPGESSLSDLRKEGFLSAVPGGKIYESDDDYQAGYNLAHHLYKDGIRAVITGEDEPAVGILNYMQDNGIKVPDKFQIISSNDTKLVNMTRPAISSVTQPKFDIGAVAMRLLTKLMSDQKVDDPEVLLPHEFVMRDTTK, encoded by the coding sequence ATGGCAGAAAATAAACAACCAACAATATATGACGTCTCTGAAAGAGTAGGCGTGAGCTTGGCAACTGTGAGCCGAGTTGTTAATAATAATGGAAAAGTTAAAGACGAAACCAGGCAGAAAGTCCTTAAGGCGATTAAAGAATTAAATTATCGCCCCAACGCAATGGCTAAGGGGCTGGCCAGTTCTAAGACAACAATGATCGGAATGGTTATTCCAGACCTGACTGATTTATACTACGCTGAATTAGCACAGGGAATCGATGCAGTTGCTAAAATTTACAACTATTCTGTGACTTTAGCAGTGTCTGATGACAATCCTGAAGCTGAAAAAGCTGCCTTAAATACTTTGATCGATAAACATGTCGATGGCATGATCTACATGGGCAATAAAACCTCAAAAGAGATGCTTCATCTTTTGGAAGAATCTCCTTTCCCAGTTGTTTTTGCTGGTTCAGTCGATCCTGATAACAAACTCCCATCAGTTAACATAGACTACGTTAAAGCTTTCAAACAAGTTGGCCTGACTTTAAAAAAGAATCTTAAGGATTCCAAAATTGCCCTAGTAGATAATCCGGGTGAAAGCAGTTTGTCGGATCTGCGTAAAGAAGGATTTTTGAGTGCCGTCCCTGGAGGCAAAATATACGAGTCTGACGACGATTATCAAGCTGGATATAATTTAGCACATCATTTGTACAAAGACGGCATCAGGGCCGTTATTACAGGTGAAGATGAACCCGCAGTCGGCATTCTCAACTATATGCAAGATAACGGTATCAAAGTACCTGATAAATTTCAGATAATTTCCTCTAATGACACAAAATTGGTTAACATGACTCGGCCAGCTATTTCTTCAGTTACACAACCAAAATTTGATATCGGCGCTGTGGCGATGCGTCTATTGACGAAATTGATGTCCGACCAAAAAGTTGATGATCCTGAAGTTCTTTTACCACATGAATTCGTCATGCGAGACACAACAAAATAA
- a CDS encoding GNAT family N-acetyltransferase, with protein MKIRKASQDDQRAILDLERYIFRDMGIELDENKLVHAYQLAAQQDDRTRYHFSRALVASQRENILGVLFAYSNEDEASVDLTFQKILADQYGYRKPVFPDRESFEHELYIDSIVVSENARGQGIGHGLLSAAKEMALSNGEEVLGLNVDLKNPRAHKLYEGFGFKQAGHVKLLEHNYQHMQLQLSKC; from the coding sequence ATGAAAATTAGAAAAGCTAGTCAAGATGATCAGAGAGCTATATTGGATCTAGAGCGCTATATTTTCCGTGACATGGGAATCGAACTCGATGAAAATAAGTTAGTCCATGCCTATCAATTGGCGGCTCAACAAGATGACCGCACTCGGTATCATTTTTCCAGAGCTTTAGTCGCTAGCCAAAGGGAGAATATTCTCGGTGTTTTATTTGCTTATTCAAACGAAGACGAAGCCAGCGTTGATTTAACTTTTCAAAAGATTTTAGCTGATCAATATGGCTACAGGAAACCCGTTTTCCCAGATCGAGAAAGTTTTGAACATGAATTGTACATTGATTCGATCGTGGTATCTGAAAATGCACGCGGGCAAGGTATCGGCCACGGCTTGTTATCGGCAGCTAAAGAGATGGCTCTTTCAAACGGTGAAGAGGTTCTTGGATTAAATGTTGATTTGAAGAATCCTCGGGCACACAAGTTGTACGAAGGCTTTGGTTTCAAACAAGCTGGTCATGTAAAACTTCTTGAGCACAATTATCAGCATATGCAGTTGCAATTAAGCAAATGTTAA